The window ttaaacagaaatcatactgagtccaagaacaatgcacaatggtatttatattaccattttcataactaaactaatcattatgttttgcatgatatatggcctaccaccatagataaggacatgagaattaaagaatgcagggacaattttcagtttcacccaaccaacgattttctgatgtggcttatgtgtttctggggaaatatgtcgTAAATTAATTGATgctctacatcacttccgtcgcaacttgaaaactaagcatttgcgacggaagtgatgtagaacatcaatcaattgagatctgttattgaaatgataaagacttaaagataggacaaagtgcttttaaaacctacaaacggaagtcagtttgcgttttaaaggtttttctttatagcatttttaccaaaaatgcgtctttactggtccaagcatctttactggtcaagtaaccctatcaggtacctcccttaacatttagaggcaaaaacaaacatttatccatacacatcaatgtctatcaacaacacttcagttaatttgtcacagcacaagtctagataacgtgtaattactacagaaaattggagaggaatctcccatactcgccCATTAgcaggaaaacacagctgttctgatgtaaacaaaggcgtgttgagtgttgccatctatggttaggtttatttatttttatttcattatttatttgttttgattaatttttaaaaatcaattttactctccaaacacttgaactttttaggtagggacccctttgcacttgcaccatgtgcccagtcttggatgagcccctgaatcccttggaccgcggggcccccaaatgcgcggggccctaggcaaatgcctagtttgcctatgcggtaatccggccctgcaagcatatatatatatatatatatacacacccctctgggttttcttctattttcttaatagttcttgttcttgtttatttcctggtatctccatggggaagtggaacagaattcttcctccataagccatgcgtgttgtaagaggtgactaaaatggcgggagcaaggggctagcaaccccttctcctgtataaattactaaatttaaaaagagaaactttcgtttttctttttgggccaccctaccttggtgggatatggctggtttgttgaaagaaagaatagcctattccatatattttagGGCATATACAGAGATAGTATATGcatatttctcagtgtacatgAACCGAGTATGTATTTATCAGTGTACATGCAGAGTGTGTATTTGTCAGTGTATGCACTCGTGTGTATCATTCAGTGTATGTCCAAGAGTTTAAGTGTGTGTAATATATAGAAAATATCTGAAGAGTTCTgcaccaaaaataaaaatataattaaaatctGCAATAGGCTTGACCTTCAAAAAGAGGCAGGGTGAAAGTTTATACACTGAAATCTTTTTTTTATTTGACTATCAGATATAACAAACTCTTTACTTTTGCAAGAAATCAGCCTCAGAAAAGAGCAACATCATAGTGTGGATGCAAGAAGTCAGATGAAATGCTTATATTAAAGACTACTTCAGTAAATTTTGTAGATTCTGATGATTATATCTCTGTTGATGTGTATGCACTGAAAGCAACAGTGTGTTATATACTTGGAGAAGTGTATATCACTGCATCTATACATTTAGAGTTTCACCTTGATCCCTATTTTATGGATTTAAATATCTTTGGCTGTAGGGGTACTGGTTACATtaaataaccctcgtgtagttgataggatttaatgacccttgtgtagtcgataatataataataatgggaagtacaatgcctgcactctaaaggaggggtttgggatattggcagtttggagagatatattgtgtatttttatacatatatacttctaaactgttgtattctgggcacctctgcaaaaacagtgattatgtgtgagtgaggcgagtgttgaatgatgatgaaatattttctttttgggggactttctctctctttgggtcaccctgcctcggtgggagacggccgacttgttgaaaaaaaaaaaatgtacgaggtatacaggcctagctgacatcaatcacatactactatatagaaagctgcttgttatgctgatcaTTTCCTGCAAATTCAGTCAAACTGAcctaacccacaccagtcgactaacacccgggtacctattttatactgatgggtgaacagaggcagcaggtgtcttatggttagattttttagattttgccaccgaagtggctagtttattgtgcagcccatgtccatcttgtggatggtagcgcaagagcatatggatacataaaaggcctaggaactaggccccaaaagggttaacaggtgtacatttagatttatatctacagttcacctatctgttacaagcaagactcacgaaatcgtaatgacatgattgcaaacaaaccataccacgggcagggatagaacccgcgatcagagtgtctcaaaattccagacggctaacgcgacggtctggagttttgagactctctgatcgcgggttctatccccacccatggtatggtctgttacaagcaaatttaggaaatttgcttagtatatctggtatcttattttcattaataagatatcttgacacgtcacataggttattatactatctctgtattcagactaggcctagcctatagaaaacatcgtaccccgaAATGTTGAGGCTCTTTCAAACTGGCCTTGCTGCTGCCAGAAAGTGGACATTGCAGAGCTGTGGCAAACAGACTGAGAAAAATTTGTTagtggtctcaatgctcacaccccatgAGCATGGAGGGACAAACAGAATTAAGAGTACCAGAACTGGTCAGATCGCTCACtgtcatcccttacatagggcgaacgagtcagtgcttgggctgctacatctagttATTGTTAGTCAGCATATGTAATCACATCCGCCACTGTTACTTTCAGCATATGTAATTACATCCATAACTCTTACTTTCAGCATCATATgtaatcaaatccatcattgctACATTCAGCATTTATTTTTTATCACTGGCAGACTCCCACTAATTAGGGTgacccttccacccccccccccccaaagaaaaagcacatttaccatcattcattcaacagctgtctcACCAAAAGTCCTGCAACATCCACACACTTCCTTCAGTGCAAGTGCTATTTCCTGCCTCGAATACTTTAACAGATTTTCCTGAATCCACTCATTGTTATTTTTCTCATGCTCCAACAGTATGCCAACCTATAAACATCACTGGtattcactcacacacatacatagaatACAGTACAGCTAAAAACCTTGATTTAACACAGGCCAATTTAATGAATTTCAGATTTAATGGACAAACACTGTGGCCAGTCTGGAAACAATAGAAAAAGCCCCTTAAATCCAGAAATCTCCATTTCATTAGTCAACAGGATCAGTGAATTTCTTTTGTTATGAACATGTGTACACAATTTCATCATTCAGATTTAATTGATAGTTAAACCTAGGTTTTACAGTATTAATCCTCCTGATTATTTTATATGTTAGCAATATCAAATTTCAAGCCCTTCACAATTTTTTGTGTCAAAAAACATCAATTTAAAATCTTATCACAACCTACACCATCCATTCAGTAGAATATCCACTCacatgcttaaccctttcagggtccagaggccaaatctcagagTAACAGCCAtcgtccaagaattttcaaaattttttttgttgttttttctaatgaaatggtagagaattttttctgaaggtaataaaacaaaaagtacgaaatttgatggaaaattgacgaaattacgttctcgtgaattttgacgagtccgatatttacgcatcggcgattttgcagactttgactcccattttaggccaattacattattctagtcaaccaaattcttagctatttcgctagtattacttctatattatcgactgagcacaagaaatcaccagtcaactgtttcaactacccaatagtgattggaaattggtaatttggccaatttaacacaaagttcaaagtattccattttcaaaataggctccagaataaacaatgcaggcattcctggcagtaaactaacatttcctttgCTCATTAGCTACGTTTTCAggttttacaaatgaattccattttgatattttattcacaccaaaaaatagatttactgttatgtaatgtTGTAATATTTGTatgaataatatcagcacattcatgaacatatattagacccaccagctgacacgTATTAGACTCGTGACGACATTTGTTTaatcttgaatatcggcaaaaactgaacatttccgctactttgagctcagtttcaagccattttcattactgaaaccaatcaaaatcatctctatttctgtagtatatctttcattctatcatacaagaccaagaaatcgcaaatacaactgtacAAAACATATGAAGAAACACAGCGAAGTCACTCTTTTAATCCAAAATTACGGTCGCAGTtttcttctcattatgcactgcgtgctgcaggatttgttttatgtggtgcacactcaccacatagatgtgttctctcatatctaggcccaaatttaccactcacaggttttctgagtgagctgagctcatggtgtagaaatACGGTTTGGGCCCTGGCTTCAAAGTCGTacatctacgggacggaccctgaaagggttaaaggccaACTGGGATAAATGCAAATGCGTGGACAATACCCATGCTgaaattatttaaattttattaaatttctTTTAGTACAATTAAAACTAGTGAATTAATACAAATTtgtagtcttcaagctggcactggacaagcacctaaagttggttcctgaccagccgggctgtggctcatacgttggtttgcgtgcagccagcagtaacagcctggttgatcaggctctgatccaccaggaggcctggtcacagaccgggccacaggggcgttgacccccggaactctctccaggtaaactccaggtatataataATTAATACAAATTTGTACTTTACATAATAATTAGTGTGTTTCAGAATCCTAACTGCCATTTTCTTCCACTGTTCTATTACTGGCTGGTCCACCCACAGGATCACAGTGGTTTTGCTCTGTTGACTCATCACTTCCTTTCCTTTCTTTGTCTATATTTTGAACATCTTCAGAATTTACACTGTCATTGCTTGATTCTTGTGTTTTTCCCACATCATGCTTGTTATTAACAGGCGATACTTTGGTTTCGTCCTCATCAGCCTCTTcttctgatgatgatgatgaactaTCCTTTCCTGGTAAAATTCCTTTTTTCTTCATTTCCTTTAATTTTTGTCTCTTTGCTTTTTGTCTTTCTTTATGTCGGTGCCGCTTTGCTCTATTCTTTGCAGCTTTTTCTTCAACAATTCTTCTGTTTTTCTTCAGCTTGTTGTGGTAATCTTTATCCAGATCTTCCTGCAATGATGTATACATAAGAAATACCAACAATCAAGAGAAAGAAATGCAAATGTTAATGTAACATATTACATTTATGGTCAAAAGGCAAAGTACTGTACCATATATGAAAACAGTCCTTAACAATTCATGAAAAATCACGACTTATAATTtctatacatgtattattattattattattattatccccatcatcaaaaagaagcgctaaacctataagggtcatacagcgcagcaggGTAGGAAAGGGTGCAGGGGTACTGGGTAGCGAGAGGGAAAGGGattattattaggtcatggagtgcagcagggcagtggatagtgcaggggtagagggtagcaagagactgaggtagaaagggctgtgaggagtgctaggggcatcatcatcagagtttgtgcagtaaatcaagAAGTCACtgagagtctgggttaaaggagggtccaccAGTAAGACGGGGAAGGTAAAATAAGGGCAGTAGAGCAGTGACGACACTGgaagtaaattctgcatgctcgttgacaGAGTGGgaagtccaacagaatatggctaacagaaactggaacctgacaattctcagagtggaacagggcacctctccatgagatacccgtgagtaagacgagtgtggccgaagCGAATATGggagagagagtagtctcccaaccttgacactgatgacaagacagtagccagaaacctatacagtggaacctctacttatgagtttaatctgCTTTGTGACCTTGCTCACATCTGGGTTTGCTCAtctgcagagtcaattttcctcatttaaattaattgaaatggaattaattcgttccagtagaattccaggcatgacaaaatacagtggacccccgcataacgatcagctcccaactcgaccaattatgtaagtgtatttttgtaagtgcttttgtaggtgtatttttgggggtctgaaacggactaatctaattcacaatatctcttatgggaacaaatttggtctatgacggcacccaaacagacttctggattgaaataatatcgttattcgggggtccactgtacttcaataatttccctaatatcaactctggcttatttatctatcataattcatataatgtgacataataaacaatattaataacatagaaacatgatatatatacactagaatgaataaaatacatgtcattacgtatgtggctagtggtggtgacagcggccattgttgttgttggggtttatagagccaccacagtggccattcctgctcc is drawn from Cherax quadricarinatus isolate ZL_2023a chromosome 2, ASM3850222v1, whole genome shotgun sequence and contains these coding sequences:
- the LOC138853192 gene encoding PRKR-interacting protein 1 homolog; translated protein: MSEEDEDKQVTVVKNATDLQRLKLEKLMKNHEKLAFIPDRPKEKKFSDPAEFVRNVMGSSAGAGSGEFHVYRHIRRREYSRQEFLQLCKEKEDLDKDYHNKLKKNRRIVEEKAAKNRAKRHRHKERQKAKRQKLKEMKKKGILPGKDSSSSSSEEEADEDETKVSPVNNKHDVGKTQESSNDSVNSEDVQNIDKERKGSDESTEQNHCDPVGGPASNRTVEENGS